Genomic DNA from Entomoplasma freundtii:
GTTGCCTTAATTTTCGGGATATTTGCCCCCGGTTTATCAACTTTATTAACAAAGACAATAATTGGCACATTCGCTTGTTTGGCATGGTCAATTGCTTCCTCAGTTTGTGGCATCACTCCATCATCAGCGGCGACCACTAAAATAACAATATCGGTTACATTGGCTCCACGACTACGCATTTCTGTAAAAGCTTCATGACCCGGAGTATCAATAAACGTAATTTTTTTACCCACTTTAGTTGTGATTTGGTAAGCTCCAATCGCTTGAGTAATGCCCCCATGTTCATGACCGACCACATTTGAATCTCGAATAGCATCAAGAAGAGTTGTTTTCCCATGGTCAACATGACCCATAATAGTAACAACAGGCGGTCTATCTTGAAGTGACTCCGGACTATCAGTTTCTTCATCAAGTTGTTCAAAGATGTTTTCCTTAGTTAAACTAGTTTCTTTTTTAAAATCGAAACCATATTCTAAGGCTAGTTCTCCGACTTGTTCTTCACTTAAAACCATATTTTGGTTAATCATTAACCCTTGATTAAAAAAGTATTTAATGATTTCAGTAACGTTTTTACCGATTTTTTTAGCAAATTCAGCAATCGTCAGTGGTTGAGAATAAACAAAAACTCCGTCAATAACTCCCACATTGGGAGCTTCCTTTAATTGTTGTTTTAAGCGTTTAGTATTTTGTTTTTTATTACCACCTTGGTGGTTTTTTTTAAATTTGTCGACGGGTTTTCCCATTCCAACCTCCTGATTAAAAATATTTTTTGATTAATTGATAAATGTTTTCGTCTTCCACTCCGACGGCAACAAGAGTTTTCATCCCTGTAGCGTGGGCTAGTTCTTCGCGGCTAAAATTTGTAGCATCATAAGGAACTTTGTAATGAAGACATTGGTTGATTAGTTTTTCTTTTTGACTTGGCCCCATATCATGGGCAATTATAACCAATCGCAATTTCATGGTTGCAAAAGCCGAGAAAAGTCGGTATCCATAAATTAGTTTATTACTTCCTTTGGCTAAACCTAAAGCCTTTTGCACTTTATTGTGGTCCATTTTGAAACTCCACTTCTAAAAGTTGGTAAACTTCAGGATTGATTTTCATTTTAAAAGCACGCGCCAATAAATTTTTTTGCGCCATAACTTTCAAGGCCTGAAGATCCTTAGCAATGTAAGCTCCTCGACCAGGTAAATTCTGAAACCAATCAAGATGAATTTCACCATTATTTTGTTTAACGATGCGAAGCAATGCTTCTTTAGGAAGTTTGGTTCTTGTCACCAAATCCTTGCGATAATTGGGTCGTTTGTCGGCCTTTTTTTTAGTCGTAGAAGTCATCATACTCTTCATCTAAAGTCGGTTCTTCTGCTTCAGAGTCTTCATTAAATGAGTTTTCTAAATCATCAAAAGCAGCCAAGTTTTTTTGAATTTCGTCAAGTTCCAAGTCTGTTGTATCAGTTTCTTCAAAAGTAGCTCCCGTTTCTGGCTTTTCTTCTGGTTCATCTACAGTTTGTGAAGCTTGGATTTCTGCTTGTAAAACTCTTAAGGCTTCTAAATCCATTTCTTCGTTACGGTAGGTTGGGTGGCCCTCATAAGGTAGATGTGTACTTTCGCGACGGCGGTGACGCGTATTTTGTAGAAAACTATCAGAGTTCAATTCTTCTTCATTAATGTTTCCATTTCAAAAAATTTCGGTGCCATTCAATAATGCTTGGTCATAAGACATGATATTAATATGTTTTTGTACAAGGTTAGCCACTAAACGAGCACTCATTCCTCGTTTACCGATTGCGAGTGAAAGTTGTTGATTAGGCACAACCACATCACATTCGCCAGTTTCTGGATCAAGCGTAATTGAAATGACTCTGACAGGAGCCATTGCGTTCATAATAAATTGTTCTAGATTTTCATCAAAAGCAATGACATCAATTTTTTCATCTTTTAGTTCTTGCGAAACCAAATTAATACGCATTCCACGTGGTCCAATTATGGCTCCGACAGGATCAACATTAGGATCATTTGACATTACGGCCACTTTAGCACGTTGGCCAGGTTCACGAGCGACACCCCTGATTTCAACTAAGCCCTCTTTTAATTCGGGAACTTGTTGTTCTAATAAACGAGCAAGAAAATGAGGAGCAGTACGTGACACCATGATTTGTGAAAAACGGCTTTCCTTAGCTACTTCTTCAACATAAACATTAATATACTGGTCAATCGTAAATTTTTCGCCAGGAATAACTTTTTTATTTCATAGAGAAACTTGTGTTCCTTCAATATCAATTAAATAAGAAGTTCCTTGTTCATTCATGCCGGTAATTTTGGCACGTAAAATTTCGTGTTCACGATCAATGAACTTTTCATAAATTTGTGCACGTTCGGCACCTTTAATTTTTTGTTGTAAAATTTGACGAACTTGGTAAACGGCTAAACGTGAAAAGTCTTCTTCTAATAAAACTTCCTTTTGGATAACATCGCCGATTTGAACATGCGGTCCAGCAATTTTTTTAGCGTCCTCAAGAGTTACTTCTAACCAATCATCTTCAACTTCTTCAACAATCGTTAGTTCTTGAAACGTACGAAAATCACCATTAACTTCATTAATTTCAACAATTAGGCGAGCTTCAGTATCGAAGAATTTTTCATAAGCCTTTTGGAAACCTTCTTTTAATCCTTCAATTACAATGGCTTTGCTAATCCCTTTATCAGCAGTGATATCTTCCATTGCCTCGAGTAAAGTGGCACTATTAATCATTTTGTTTTAACCTCCTAAAATTTAACTGCATACTGCGCATGAGCAACATCTTTTCATTCAAAAACTACTGTTTGGGGACGACCCTTTATAAAGAAATGTAAACTGAAAGTCCCGTTTGCTTCTGGGCTTTCTTTTAAGGTCCCCTCTAAGATATTGGTTGTCATTTTCTTTTGTAGTTTATTAAAAGTAATTTGAACATAACTACCAACGGCTCTTTTTAATTCTGATTCAGAACGAATCGGTTTTTCTAAACCAACACTAGCTACTTCCAAAAGATAATTATCTTGAAGTCCTGGTAAGGTATCGAGTAGATTCGAAATCGTTTCGTTTGCTTTGACTAATAAATCAAAATCTAATTGTTTTGAATTGGTTGGCAATGTATCAACAAGAATTTGTAAGACATCACCTTCATAATCATGGGTTTCATTAATTTCATAAACTTCTAAACCTAAAGTTTCAAGAGCTGGAGTAATCAGTTTTTCTACTTCTGGTTTAATAACCGCAAAATTTTTCATTATTTCCTTCCTAATCAACAAGAAAGCAAGCTCTCCAGCTTGCTCTTAGTCATATTCGAACTTTATTATTATACGCGGTTTTGACAAATAAAGCAAAGATGATATAAAGGTCCCTTTTGTAATTTCTTAGTCATTACTTACGGATTTTATACCCAAAATACATAAGAGAGGAAAGAAGGATAAAAATCAGAACGTTGATAGTGGTTAAAAGACCAATGTTAATTGTGGGTTTATGTTTAACTTGAGTAAGTACTAACCACTTTCTCGGAATGTCAGATGGATCTTGTGGATGATTCACTTCCTCAAACTTAAGATTGTAAGTGATATTGAGAGCTTGGTTAAATAATGGTCTTGAATGATTAATTATGTTATCTAATTCAAAATCATAACCGGCTCCGAAAAGCATTAAATTTAATTGATAAAGCGGATTCAAGCGAACGTTTTTTTGCATCTTTGAATTAAATTTATCTAACAAATCAATTTCAGAACTTTCAAGAATATTAACTTCAAGACCCTTCTCACAACTTAAAAAGACTTGAAAAGTATAATTAAAGAAATCTTTTTGCACTTGAGTAATATTGTCATTTAGTGCAAATTTCGAAGATCCGTTATATATAAAAGTATTGCTTAAAATTTCACTATATTTTATTAGGATAAAATCCCCAGCATCCTGAAGTAATTTTATTAAGAGTTTATTATCCTTTGTCTCAACATAAAGATTATTTATTTTAATTAATTTGCTATTTAGATTTTGAAATAGGATATTTTCTGTAATTCCGTTAATGAACAGTTCAAGGTTATCTGAATCAGATAAGTTATTATCATAAACTTCTCTACAAAAACTTAAAAGTTTATAACCGTCTATAGATTCGTTATCAATTTTTAAGTTTTGATAAAAATTAAAATAATTATTAAATTTAAATCCAACACTCAAATAGCTTGAATCATCCATATTTAGTTCAATT
This window encodes:
- a CDS encoding L7Ae/L30e/S12e/Gadd45 family ribosomal protein produces the protein MDHNKVQKALGLAKGSNKLIYGYRLFSAFATMKLRLVIIAHDMGPSQKEKLINQCLHYKVPYDATNFSREELAHATGMKTLVAVGVEDENIYQLIKKYF
- a CDS encoding YlxR family protein; this encodes MKSMMTSTTKKKADKRPNYRKDLVTRTKLPKEALLRIVKQNNGEIHLDWFQNLPGRGAYIAKDLQALKVMAQKNLLARAFKMKINPEVYQLLEVEFQNGPQ
- the nusA gene encoding transcription termination factor NusA; translation: MINSATLLEAMEDITADKGISKAIVIEGLKEGFQKAYEKFFDTEARLIVEINEVNGDFRTFQELTIVEEVEDDWLEVTLEDAKKIAGPHVQIGDVIQKEVLLEEDFSRLAVYQVRQILQQKIKGAERAQIYEKFIDREHEILRAKITGMNEQGTSYLIDIEGTQVSLWNKKVIPGEKFTIDQYINVYVEEVAKESRFSQIMVSRTAPHFLARLLEQQVPELKEGLVEIRGVAREPGQRAKVAVMSNDPNVDPVGAIIGPRGMRINLVSQELKDEKIDVIAFDENLEQFIMNAMAPVRVISITLDPETGECDVVVPNQQLSLAIGKRGMSARLVANLVQKHINIMSYDQALLNGTEIFWNGNINEEELNSDSFLQNTRHRRRESTHLPYEGHPTYRNEEMDLEALRVLQAEIQASQTVDEPEEKPETGATFEETDTTDLELDEIQKNLAAFDDLENSFNEDSEAEEPTLDEEYDDFYD
- a CDS encoding LSm family protein, producing the protein MKNFAVIKPEVEKLITPALETLGLEVYEINETHDYEGDVLQILVDTLPTNSKQLDFDLLVKANETISNLLDTLPGLQDNYLLEVASVGLEKPIRSESELKRAVGSYVQITFNKLQKKMTTNILEGTLKESPEANGTFSLHFFIKGRPQTVVFEWKDVAHAQYAVKF